The Brasilonema sennae CENA114 genome includes a region encoding these proteins:
- a CDS encoding PP2C family serine/threonine-protein phosphatase — translation MAKKVKKTDKKKEKSLRLTIQDFSEIQRKYPDSIEALNYANHYKSKNIAYIKLTELHNQQKKLGKDIVPDVLIEEMTSNWGDDHFRRKIQDKNKAFSSKKEVPCVEDSFSNLEEMNEAAILTAKNEKSNADLTDNQTHKPLEDIIPQQEISTEEDKIPEKTEWRGIYATTIGRSHLHSHPQVPCQDAAKAISKPRAGIFVADGAGSARLSHFGSKAVVEGLGEFTHSIESIHQNILDREQILNCNESNEGKEYAYKFIKYAIERLRELSEQKECRVDDLKCTLLMTVLGKHYLFWLKVGDGFIVVEKDNKLELLGSVGKGEFANQTTFLSERLKDEAIYYGFLPVQNVTGIAAFTDGAAETLVSMDGSRIAGALSHLVFNKTGIDGTLR, via the coding sequence ATGGCTAAAAAAGTCAAAAAAACAGATAAAAAAAAAGAAAAGTCTTTACGCTTGACAATTCAAGATTTTAGTGAGATTCAAAGAAAGTATCCTGATAGCATAGAAGCACTCAATTATGCTAATCATTATAAATCTAAAAATATTGCCTATATTAAGCTGACGGAATTGCATAATCAGCAAAAAAAATTAGGCAAAGATATAGTTCCAGACGTACTGATTGAGGAGATGACAAGTAACTGGGGAGATGATCACTTTCGGAGAAAAATTCAAGACAAAAATAAGGCATTCTCTTCAAAAAAGGAAGTGCCATGTGTGGAAGATAGTTTTTCAAATTTAGAAGAGATGAATGAGGCTGCAATCTTGACAGCAAAGAATGAAAAGAGTAATGCGGATCTCACAGATAATCAGACACACAAACCATTAGAAGATATCATTCCACAACAAGAAATTTCCACTGAAGAAGACAAAATACCAGAGAAAACAGAGTGGCGAGGTATTTATGCTACTACTATTGGTCGTTCTCATCTTCACTCTCATCCACAAGTACCATGTCAAGATGCAGCAAAAGCTATATCAAAGCCGCGAGCAGGTATTTTTGTGGCTGATGGTGCTGGAAGTGCGAGACTATCTCATTTCGGTTCTAAGGCTGTTGTTGAGGGCTTGGGTGAGTTTACTCATTCAATAGAATCTATTCATCAAAACATTTTAGACCGAGAACAAATACTTAATTGTAATGAAAGTAATGAAGGTAAAGAGTATGCGTATAAGTTTATAAAATATGCAATTGAAAGATTACGAGAACTTTCAGAACAAAAAGAATGCCGGGTTGACGACTTGAAGTGTACGTTACTGATGACGGTGTTAGGCAAACATTATTTATTTTGGCTGAAAGTCGGAGATGGCTTTATTGTTGTTGAAAAGGATAACAAGCTGGAGTTACTTGGTTCTGTAGGAAAAGGAGAATTTGCCAACCAAACTACATTTCTTAGCGAACGCTTGAAAGACGAAGCTATATATTATGGTTTTTTACCTGTTCAAAATGTGACGGGTATTGCTGCATTTACAGATGGTGCAGCAGAAACTTTAGTGAGTATGGATGGTTCTAGAATAGCAGGTGCGTTAAGTCATTTGGTCTTTAATAAAACTGGCATTGATGGCACTTTGAGGTAG
- a CDS encoding CsbD family protein has translation MSLEDRAKAVAKNVEGKIQEVVGNVTGDPEDKAKGQAKQAEGEVRHGVENVKDDVKDALK, from the coding sequence ATGAGTTTAGAAGATCGTGCAAAGGCTGTAGCTAAAAATGTTGAAGGTAAAATTCAAGAAGTAGTAGGAAACGTTACTGGCGATCCAGAAGATAAAGCGAAAGGTCAGGCTAAGCAAGCAGAAGGCGAAGTACGTCATGGTGTTGAAAACGTTAAAGATGACGTAAAAGACGCGCTTAAATAG
- the hslO gene encoding Hsp33 family molecular chaperone HslO, with the protein MADQLIRATAAQGGIRAVGAITTRLTEEARNRHKLSYVATAALGRTMTAGLLMASSMKRTGSRVNIRVKGDGPLGGILIDAGLDGTVRGYVGNSSVELPPNSKGKLDVGGAVGKGFLYVVRDIGYGYPYSSTVELVSGEIGDDVAHYLISSEQTPSAIVLGVFVGANGVTAAGGILVQVLPKAARDEALVETLESRVAALSGFTPLLQAGKSLTDIFGDLLGDMGVTIFPETQILRYHCGCSFDRVLGALKMLGEAELQDMIVKDNGAEATCDFCGTVYQASRDDLAQLVVDLQAEASAGV; encoded by the coding sequence ATGGCGGATCAATTAATTCGCGCCACTGCAGCACAAGGCGGTATTCGTGCAGTAGGTGCAATAACAACACGCTTGACAGAAGAAGCAAGAAATAGACATAAGCTTTCTTATGTGGCAACGGCTGCGCTAGGTCGAACGATGACAGCAGGGTTGCTAATGGCTTCTAGTATGAAACGAACTGGGTCGAGAGTCAATATCCGCGTCAAAGGTGATGGACCTTTGGGTGGTATATTGATAGACGCAGGATTAGATGGAACAGTACGTGGCTATGTAGGAAACTCATCCGTAGAACTGCCTCCCAATAGCAAAGGTAAGCTTGATGTTGGTGGTGCAGTAGGAAAAGGTTTTCTTTACGTTGTCCGCGATATTGGATACGGGTATCCTTACTCTAGTACAGTGGAACTCGTTTCTGGTGAGATTGGGGACGATGTGGCTCATTACCTCATCAGTTCGGAACAAACACCTTCAGCGATAGTATTAGGCGTGTTCGTAGGAGCAAACGGAGTGACAGCAGCCGGAGGAATACTAGTACAAGTTTTACCCAAAGCCGCTAGAGACGAAGCTCTAGTGGAAACTTTGGAATCACGAGTCGCCGCACTATCAGGATTTACACCTTTGTTGCAAGCAGGAAAATCCTTGACAGACATCTTTGGTGACTTGCTGGGAGATATGGGAGTTACGATCTTTCCGGAAACCCAGATTTTACGTTACCACTGCGGTTGCTCCTTTGACCGCGTGCTAGGAGCACTCAAGATGTTGGGTGAAGCCGAGCTGCAAGACATGATTGTAAAAGATAATGGGGCTGAGGCAACTTGCGATTTTTGTGGTACAGTTTACCAGGCAAGTCGAGATGACTTGGCTCAATTGGTCGTAGATTTGCAAGCAGAAGCGTCGGCTGGGGTGTAA
- a CDS encoding caspase family protein, whose translation MAKKVALLVGVSNYHQQGLSALPSATRDAREMKRVLQHPDIGGFAETDITLLLNPTKDTMADAIYNLFANRSSEDLVLFYFSGHGAKDDNGNLYIAAPATRVSQNKRVLPQSAINASFIKDQMT comes from the coding sequence ATGGCGAAGAAGGTAGCATTACTGGTTGGAGTCAGCAATTATCATCAACAAGGGCTGTCAGCCTTGCCCAGCGCTACCAGAGATGCTAGGGAAATGAAGCGTGTATTGCAGCATCCAGACATAGGGGGTTTTGCTGAAACTGATATCACCCTGCTATTGAATCCGACAAAAGACACAATGGCAGATGCCATATACAACCTTTTTGCTAACCGCAGTTCAGAAGACTTGGTGCTGTTCTACTTCTCCGGTCATGGTGCGAAGGATGATAATGGCAATCTTTACATCGCTGCACCTGCTACCCGTGTCAGCCAGAACAAAAGAGTGCTACCTCAAAGTGCCATCAATGCCAGTTTTATTAAAGACCAAATGACTTAA
- a CDS encoding chromosome segregation ATPase, whose translation MTERDMPESWLPGKAREPDNNMTRGYRRQESSETQTSGVATSSYIIESVKRSKENDSDQLSLDKESQEIVPVSKSSWTLPKWTKSWVLWTLLLALVPSGIAFMATAMLLKLPSAPNCPSIFWPLASASVRLNCAQLAASKQTVKDLLQAIALVKELPKNHPLREEIDRLIEDWSREILQLADQSFQAGRLDEAIATARQVPKEESAYRLVEAKISKWQSIWSSAESIYTEAEAQMRDEKWHQAFMLASRLLRVDNTYWSMTKYDQLNRLIVSAREDGEQLGKAKTLAENKTVDNLLKAIKVAESIRKDSYVYPKAQQALSEFGDKMLELAQAKLDGRNPDQAILIAQKIPPSTGHQKDIQDFIALSEAQRSAWLGTTAGLETAIAQAQQIEATRPKYEKAQELIASWQLEIQDVAHLEKARNLASLGSVKDFAAAITEAQLISEGNPRAEEAKKEIGGWVAQIQTIEDRPYLDRADQMAMLEDANSLQAAIAQASQVQRGRALYPEARRKIGNWTAKIQTIQDQPYLDQAKNLADSGDLPSAIATAQQIRSGRALSGQAQTVIDQWQGQIRAKQNWNKAREIAVTGTPEALAQAIRLANRVPDNSILRSDVSIAIDQWSQQLLDIARAQGESNIPRAIETARLIPRGTDAYSAAREQIRAWQEYLTPQPQEPPQEQSQQEPTQDSYTEQQRVIEGQQ comes from the coding sequence ATGACAGAGCGGGATATGCCAGAAAGTTGGTTACCAGGCAAAGCAAGAGAGCCAGATAACAATATGACTAGAGGATACCGAAGGCAAGAATCTAGTGAAACACAAACGTCTGGAGTCGCAACAAGCAGTTATATCATCGAGTCTGTGAAACGCTCAAAAGAAAATGATTCGGATCAACTGTCTCTAGATAAAGAGTCGCAAGAAATAGTACCAGTCAGTAAAAGTTCTTGGACATTGCCTAAATGGACGAAATCGTGGGTGTTGTGGACGTTATTGTTAGCGTTGGTTCCTAGCGGAATAGCCTTTATGGCAACAGCAATGTTACTCAAGCTGCCATCTGCGCCTAACTGCCCATCGATTTTCTGGCCATTGGCTAGTGCTTCGGTACGGCTAAATTGCGCTCAGTTGGCAGCTTCTAAGCAAACGGTAAAAGACCTTCTGCAAGCGATCGCCCTAGTCAAAGAACTGCCAAAAAATCACCCGCTTCGTGAAGAAATTGACCGTTTAATAGAAGATTGGTCACGGGAGATTCTACAACTAGCAGACCAGAGTTTCCAGGCAGGTCGGCTAGACGAAGCGATCGCAACAGCTCGCCAGGTTCCAAAAGAGGAATCGGCTTATCGATTAGTGGAAGCAAAAATTTCCAAATGGCAATCCATCTGGTCAAGCGCAGAAAGCATCTACACTGAAGCAGAAGCCCAAATGCGTGACGAAAAATGGCATCAAGCGTTCATGCTAGCTTCTAGATTGTTGCGTGTAGATAATACATACTGGTCGATGACGAAATATGACCAGTTGAATCGATTAATTGTCAGCGCCCGAGAAGATGGTGAGCAGTTAGGAAAAGCGAAAACTTTAGCCGAAAACAAAACAGTCGATAATCTCCTCAAAGCCATTAAGGTGGCAGAGTCGATTCGCAAAGACAGTTACGTTTATCCCAAGGCCCAGCAAGCTCTTTCGGAATTTGGAGATAAAATGCTTGAGTTGGCACAGGCAAAACTGGACGGACGAAATCCAGACCAAGCTATCTTGATAGCCCAAAAAATTCCCCCCAGCACTGGACATCAAAAGGACATACAAGACTTTATTGCCTTATCTGAAGCACAGAGGAGTGCATGGTTAGGGACAACAGCCGGTCTAGAAACAGCAATTGCCCAAGCTCAACAAATAGAGGCAACCAGACCAAAATATGAAAAAGCGCAAGAACTTATTGCTAGCTGGCAACTAGAAATTCAAGATGTCGCCCATTTGGAAAAAGCAAGAAACCTGGCTAGTCTTGGTTCAGTGAAAGATTTTGCAGCAGCTATCACTGAAGCACAACTGATTTCAGAAGGCAACCCTCGTGCAGAGGAAGCAAAAAAAGAAATTGGTGGTTGGGTTGCTCAAATACAGACAATCGAAGACCGTCCGTATTTGGATCGAGCTGATCAAATGGCAATGCTTGAGGATGCTAACTCTTTACAAGCGGCGATCGCACAGGCAAGTCAAGTTCAACGAGGTCGTGCATTGTATCCAGAAGCACGAAGAAAAATTGGGAATTGGACAGCAAAGATTCAAACTATTCAAGACCAGCCCTACTTAGACCAAGCAAAAAACTTGGCTGACAGTGGCGATTTACCCTCTGCTATTGCAACAGCTCAACAAATCCGCTCAGGACGAGCACTTTCTGGTCAAGCACAAACAGTTATAGATCAGTGGCAAGGACAAATTCGTGCAAAACAAAACTGGAACAAAGCACGAGAAATCGCAGTTACCGGAACTCCAGAAGCTTTGGCACAAGCAATTAGGCTAGCAAACAGAGTACCGGATAATAGCATCCTACGCAGTGATGTAAGTATCGCGATTGACCAATGGAGTCAGCAATTGTTGGATATAGCTCGTGCTCAAGGAGAATCTAATATTCCTAGAGCTATTGAGACAGCCAGACTGATTCCAAGAGGAACTGATGCCTATAGTGCTGCACGAGAACAAATTAGAGCATGGCAGGAATATCTCACTCCTCAGCCACAAGAACCTCCACAGGAACAATCTCAACAAGAACCTACACAAGATTCTTATACTGAGCAACAAAGGGTGATCGAAGGACAGCAATAA
- a CDS encoding vWA domain-containing protein codes for MRMYLNNSYGDLIENPTPRCACMLVLDVSGSMSGDPISLLSKGVNQFIQEVCQDDFASLAVEVGIITFGSTVDEVTPIQSILGISTPTFSAMGRTPMGAAVSRAIEVLENRKQQYQKHGVPYYQPWIVLMTDGEPTDEYLKAAAQLRELAEDSKMLVFGIGIGDHCNLKKLAEFCPANRPPKKLAEYRFREFFQWLSQSMAKVSVSTPGTGVELPNTKGWDTIQI; via the coding sequence ATGAGGATGTATCTCAATAACTCATATGGTGATTTAATTGAAAATCCAACGCCCCGTTGTGCATGTATGTTGGTCTTGGATGTCAGTGGTAGTATGTCTGGTGATCCAATTAGTTTACTCAGTAAAGGTGTAAATCAGTTTATTCAAGAAGTCTGTCAAGATGATTTTGCAAGCCTTGCTGTAGAAGTAGGAATCATTACTTTTGGTAGTACTGTAGATGAAGTAACTCCTATCCAATCGATTTTGGGAATTAGTACACCGACTTTTTCTGCTATGGGAAGAACACCGATGGGTGCAGCAGTTTCGAGAGCGATTGAAGTTTTAGAAAACCGCAAGCAGCAATACCAAAAACATGGTGTTCCCTATTATCAACCTTGGATTGTACTGATGACTGATGGTGAACCAACTGATGAATACCTCAAGGCTGCGGCTCAACTGCGCGAACTAGCAGAAGATAGTAAAATGCTGGTGTTTGGGATTGGTATAGGTGACCACTGTAACTTGAAGAAACTTGCTGAGTTTTGTCCCGCAAATCGTCCTCCAAAAAAATTAGCAGAGTATAGATTCAGGGAATTTTTCCAGTGGCTTTCTCAAAGTATGGCGAAAGTCAGTGTTTCGACTCCTGGAACTGGTGTTGAATTACCAAATACTAAAGGCTGGGATACCATTCAAATTTAA
- the uvrB gene encoding excinuclease ABC subunit UvrB, with amino-acid sequence MTQFHLQAPFQPTGDQPQAIAQLITSVNNENRYQTLLGATGTGKTFTIASVIEKVGKPTLVLAHNKTLAAQLCNELREFFAENAVEYFVSYYDYYQPEAYIPVSDTYIEKTASINDEIDMLRHSATRSLFERRDVVVVASISCIYGLGMPSEYLKAAIPFQVGLEVNQREILKNLVSIQYSRNDVELGRGRFRVRGDVLEIGPAYEDRIIRVEFFGDEIDAIRYVDPVTGEIIKSVEAVNLYPARHFVTPEERLEEACDAIAAELKQQKAQLEEAGKLLEAQRIDQRTRYDLEMLREVGYCNGVENYSRHLAGRQAGEPPECLIDYFPKDWLLVIDESHVTVPQIRGMYNGDQARKKVLIEHGFRLPSAADNRPLKAEEFWTKVNQCIFVSATPGNWELEVSEDHVAQQIIRPTGVVDPEIIVRPTEGQIDDLLGEIKDRVDRQERVLITTLTKRMAEDLTEYLQDNSIRVRYLHSEINSIERIEILQDLRDGSFDVLVGVNLLREGLDLPEVSLVAILDADKEGFLRAERSLIQTIGRAARHVRGQAIMYADTLTDSMIKAMEETERRRNIQMAHNRMHGITPQPIVKKKSSNAILSFLEVSRRLNATELDTVEQHIDEFPLEEIPGLITQLEAQMKEAAKKLEFEEAAKLRDRIRLLRDKLLGR; translated from the coding sequence ATGACGCAATTTCATCTTCAAGCTCCCTTTCAACCGACAGGCGATCAACCACAAGCGATCGCCCAACTTATCACCAGCGTAAATAATGAAAATAGGTATCAAACTTTACTGGGAGCTACGGGAACAGGAAAAACTTTTACTATCGCCTCAGTGATTGAAAAAGTGGGGAAACCCACTCTCGTTCTTGCTCACAACAAAACTCTCGCCGCACAACTGTGTAACGAGTTGCGAGAATTCTTTGCTGAGAATGCAGTTGAGTATTTTGTTAGCTACTACGATTACTATCAGCCAGAAGCATATATTCCTGTCAGCGATACATATATAGAAAAAACGGCTTCGATTAACGATGAAATTGATATGTTGCGACACTCAGCAACGCGATCGCTCTTTGAACGCCGCGATGTAGTTGTTGTTGCATCTATTAGTTGCATCTATGGTTTAGGAATGCCCTCAGAATACCTGAAAGCTGCGATTCCCTTTCAAGTCGGTTTGGAAGTAAACCAACGGGAAATACTGAAAAACTTAGTATCCATTCAGTATAGCCGCAACGATGTGGAGTTAGGTCGCGGACGTTTTCGCGTCCGGGGTGATGTGTTGGAAATTGGTCCTGCGTATGAAGACCGAATTATCCGCGTGGAATTCTTTGGTGATGAGATTGACGCTATTCGCTACGTTGACCCTGTCACAGGTGAAATTATTAAGAGTGTAGAAGCGGTGAATCTTTACCCGGCGCGTCACTTCGTCACTCCAGAAGAAAGGTTAGAAGAAGCTTGCGATGCGATCGCAGCAGAACTCAAACAGCAAAAAGCACAATTAGAGGAAGCTGGGAAATTACTAGAAGCGCAACGCATAGACCAGAGGACGCGCTATGATTTGGAAATGTTGCGTGAGGTGGGTTATTGCAATGGTGTGGAAAACTATTCCCGTCACCTCGCAGGACGCCAAGCAGGGGAACCACCCGAATGTTTGATTGATTATTTCCCCAAAGATTGGCTGTTGGTCATAGATGAATCTCATGTCACTGTACCGCAAATACGCGGAATGTATAACGGCGACCAAGCACGGAAAAAAGTGTTAATTGAGCATGGGTTTCGTTTACCCAGTGCGGCTGATAACCGTCCATTGAAGGCTGAGGAATTTTGGACAAAGGTGAATCAGTGTATTTTCGTTTCCGCTACCCCCGGAAATTGGGAACTAGAAGTTTCTGAAGATCATGTCGCACAACAAATCATTAGACCAACTGGAGTTGTTGATCCAGAAATCATAGTCCGTCCGACAGAAGGGCAAATCGATGATTTGTTGGGCGAAATCAAAGATAGAGTTGACCGCCAGGAACGAGTGCTGATTACAACACTGACTAAGCGCATGGCAGAAGATTTAACTGAATATCTGCAAGACAACAGTATTCGGGTAAGGTATCTGCATTCGGAAATTAATTCGATTGAGCGAATTGAGATTTTGCAGGATTTGCGCGATGGTAGCTTTGATGTGTTGGTTGGTGTGAACTTGCTGCGGGAAGGTTTGGATTTACCAGAAGTTTCTCTGGTGGCGATTTTGGATGCTGATAAAGAAGGCTTTTTGCGTGCAGAACGTTCTCTGATTCAAACGATTGGAAGGGCTGCGCGTCATGTGCGAGGACAAGCGATTATGTATGCGGATACCTTAACTGATAGCATGATCAAAGCTATGGAAGAAACCGAGAGGCGTCGCAATATTCAAATGGCTCATAACCGGATGCACGGAATTACACCGCAACCAATTGTGAAGAAAAAATCGAGTAATGCGATTTTGTCCTTCTTAGAAGTGTCGCGGCGATTAAATGCAACTGAGTTAGATACAGTTGAGCAACATATAGATGAATTTCCCCTAGAAGAGATTCCAGGGTTGATTACTCAACTGGAAGCACAGATGAAAGAAGCGGCGAAAAAACTAGAGTTTGAAGAGGCGGCGAAATTGCGCGATCGCATTAGGCTGCTGCGGGATAAGTTGCTGGGACGCTAG
- a CDS encoding HhoA/HhoB/HtrA family serine endopeptidase — protein sequence MRFSKRLRSIRQLSTHVLAVILGVLLTVGTLQVSPSQAEPAPSSVSAASPQLIAQKSPATAAIGSSSFVTAAVNRVGPAVVRIDTERTITRRSDPFFDDPFFRRFFGNGSPQQLPPEQLRGLGSGFIIDKSGLILTNAHVVDKADKVTVRLKDGRSFEGKVQGVDEVTDLAVVKINAGADLPIAPLGSSTKVQVGDWAIAVGNPLGLDNTVTLGIISTLRRSSSVVGIGNKRLDFIQTDAAINPGNSGGPLVNAQGEVIGINTAIRGDATGIGFAIPIDKAKTVATKLERGETIAHPFIGVQMQEITPELARQFNSNPNSPIQLPEIDGVLVMQVVPNSPAATAGIRPGDVILEVDRQPITKGTQLLDIVENSRVGQQLQLKVQRGNRTQQLSIRTVQLQNPS from the coding sequence ATGCGATTTTCCAAACGACTCCGGTCAATACGCCAACTAAGTACTCATGTGTTAGCCGTAATTTTGGGAGTTTTGCTAACTGTTGGCACTTTGCAAGTCTCACCCTCTCAAGCAGAACCAGCACCGAGTTCTGTCAGTGCTGCCTCACCACAACTTATTGCTCAGAAATCACCAGCCACTGCTGCTATTGGTAGCAGTAGCTTTGTGACAGCAGCAGTAAATCGCGTTGGACCTGCAGTTGTGAGGATAGACACTGAGCGCACAATTACCCGACGCTCTGATCCATTCTTTGACGATCCCTTTTTCCGGCGATTTTTTGGTAACGGTTCACCACAGCAGTTGCCCCCCGAGCAATTACGTGGTCTTGGTTCTGGCTTTATCATTGATAAGAGTGGGTTAATTCTGACGAATGCCCATGTGGTCGATAAGGCTGATAAGGTGACTGTTCGTCTCAAAGATGGACGCAGTTTTGAAGGAAAGGTACAAGGCGTTGATGAAGTGACTGATTTGGCGGTAGTCAAAATTAACGCTGGTGCTGATTTACCAATTGCACCCTTGGGTTCTTCAACTAAGGTACAAGTGGGTGACTGGGCGATCGCAGTTGGTAACCCCTTAGGATTAGATAACACCGTTACTCTAGGAATTATCAGTACCCTCAGACGTTCCAGTAGTGTAGTTGGCATTGGTAACAAACGCCTAGATTTCATTCAAACCGACGCCGCTATCAACCCAGGTAACTCTGGTGGACCACTGGTGAATGCTCAAGGTGAAGTCATTGGTATCAACACAGCCATTCGTGGTGACGCAACCGGTATTGGGTTTGCCATCCCTATTGATAAAGCTAAAACAGTTGCTACTAAACTGGAACGAGGAGAAACAATTGCTCACCCATTTATAGGTGTGCAAATGCAAGAAATAACGCCTGAATTGGCAAGACAATTCAACTCTAACCCTAATTCTCCGATTCAATTGCCAGAAATTGATGGCGTTTTAGTCATGCAAGTGGTGCCCAATTCACCAGCCGCAACTGCGGGAATACGTCCTGGAGATGTGATTCTTGAGGTTGATCGACAGCCCATCACAAAAGGCACACAGTTGCTTGACATTGTAGAAAATAGTCGTGTTGGTCAGCAATTGCAGTTGAAAGTGCAAAGGGGTAACCGGACACAACAGCTATCGATACGTACTGTTCAACTGCAAAATCCCTCCTAA
- a CDS encoding pyridoxal phosphate-dependent decarboxylase family protein — MDRNLKTDVTRLNPILGKILSHATQFLQGLNERPVGVVPPNYDIASLPKEGIGTEKALEAFNNKYGAGITASSGPRYLGFVTGGSTPAAIAGDWLVSIFDQNVIGAKDSSAPEVERETISFLRQLFQISDSHSGTFVSGATMSNFVGLALARQWIAQQLKIDITHNGLYALPAIKIFSGSPHSCISKALSMLGMGKSHLQIVPCLPEREAIDLDELTKNLSRCQEPCIVVANAGTVNTADFDDLVGIAALKQEFNFWLHVDAAFGGFAACSPKYCHLVQGLDTADSIAIDAHKWLNVPYDSAMQFTRHRNLQLEVFQNNAAYLGVPAENPDFVHLTPENSRRFRALPAWFSLIAYGAQGYQDIVERDCELAQLLGEKIRSCRDFKLLAPVRLNVVCFTLSVDGQEIRLDTIKKFLEMLHDSGKVFLTPTVYGTVPAIRAAFSNWRTQQIDVQILWEALSETISSFKDSVMQ; from the coding sequence GTGGATAGAAATTTAAAAACCGATGTCACACGCCTTAACCCGATACTCGGAAAAATTCTGAGTCATGCAACCCAATTTTTGCAAGGTTTGAACGAACGTCCCGTTGGAGTTGTGCCTCCAAACTATGACATAGCTTCCTTGCCCAAAGAGGGGATTGGTACAGAGAAAGCTCTAGAGGCGTTTAACAACAAGTATGGTGCAGGGATTACTGCTAGTAGCGGTCCTCGTTACTTGGGCTTTGTGACTGGCGGTTCTACACCTGCGGCGATTGCAGGTGACTGGCTTGTGAGTATCTTTGATCAAAATGTCATCGGTGCGAAAGATTCCTCTGCGCCTGAAGTTGAGCGAGAGACAATCAGTTTCCTTCGCCAACTCTTCCAGATATCAGACTCCCACTCCGGAACATTTGTCTCAGGTGCGACAATGTCCAATTTTGTGGGTTTAGCATTAGCCAGACAATGGATTGCTCAACAGCTGAAGATCGATATTACTCATAATGGACTGTATGCTTTGCCCGCTATCAAAATCTTCAGCGGTTCACCTCATTCGTGCATCAGCAAAGCGCTTTCTATGCTTGGAATGGGTAAAAGTCATCTACAAATTGTTCCTTGTTTACCCGAACGAGAAGCCATTGACTTAGACGAACTCACCAAAAACTTGAGTCGTTGCCAGGAGCCATGTATTGTTGTGGCAAATGCAGGAACCGTTAATACCGCTGATTTTGACGATTTAGTGGGAATTGCAGCACTCAAGCAAGAGTTTAATTTTTGGCTACATGTAGACGCTGCCTTTGGTGGATTTGCAGCTTGTTCACCTAAATACTGCCATCTGGTACAAGGACTGGATACTGCGGATTCGATCGCCATTGATGCTCACAAGTGGCTGAATGTTCCTTATGATTCAGCTATGCAATTTACACGGCATCGAAATCTCCAACTCGAAGTCTTTCAAAATAATGCAGCTTATCTTGGAGTCCCGGCTGAAAATCCTGATTTTGTTCACTTAACTCCAGAAAACTCACGCCGATTCAGGGCACTTCCTGCATGGTTTAGCTTGATAGCTTATGGTGCACAGGGGTATCAAGACATCGTCGAGAGAGACTGTGAGTTAGCTCAACTGTTAGGTGAGAAAATAAGAAGTTGTAGAGATTTCAAGCTTTTGGCTCCTGTTCGTCTGAATGTCGTCTGCTTTACCTTGTCAGTTGACGGGCAAGAGATTCGATTAGACACCATTAAAAAATTCCTGGAAATGTTGCACGATAGTGGAAAGGTTTTCCTAACACCAACTGTTTATGGAACTGTGCCAGCAATTCGAGCTGCATTCTCCAACTGGCGCACTCAACAGATTGATGTTCAAATCCTGTGGGAAGCACTTTCAGAAACGATAAGTTCGTTTAAAGACTCAGTTATGCAGTAG